Proteins encoded by one window of Pseudomonas tructae:
- a CDS encoding prepilin peptidase, whose translation MNLLNTLASQPLLYLSIALLLGLIVGSFLNVLVHRLPIMLERQWQAEAREVLALPEAAQAPRFDLFLPPSQCPHCAHRIRPWENIPVVSYLALRGRCSDCQARISPRYPLVELACAALTLFVAWHLGFTASALALMVLSWGLLAMSMIDIEHHLLPDALVLPLLWLGLIVNAFELFVPLEDALWGTVAGYLSLWSVFWVFKLITGKEGMGYGDFKLLALLGAWGGWQILPLTLLLSSLLGAVIGLIMLRLQRKQASTPIPFGPYLAIAGWIALLWGGQITTSYLHFSGL comes from the coding sequence ATGAACCTGTTGAACACCCTGGCCAGCCAGCCACTGCTGTACCTGAGCATCGCCCTGTTGCTCGGGCTGATCGTGGGCAGTTTTCTCAATGTGCTGGTGCATCGCCTGCCGATCATGCTCGAACGCCAATGGCAGGCCGAAGCGCGTGAGGTGCTGGCGCTGCCCGAGGCGGCGCAGGCGCCGCGCTTCGACCTGTTTTTGCCGCCCTCGCAATGCCCGCATTGCGCCCACCGCATCCGCCCCTGGGAAAACATTCCGGTGGTGAGTTACCTGGCCTTGCGCGGGCGTTGCTCCGATTGCCAGGCGCGCATCAGCCCGCGCTATCCGCTGGTGGAGCTGGCCTGCGCGGCGCTGACGCTGTTTGTCGCCTGGCATTTGGGCTTTACCGCCAGCGCCCTGGCGCTGATGGTGCTGAGCTGGGGCCTGCTGGCCATGAGCATGATCGACATCGAACACCATCTGTTGCCCGATGCCCTGGTGCTGCCGCTGTTGTGGCTGGGGCTGATCGTCAATGCCTTCGAGCTGTTCGTGCCGCTGGAAGACGCGCTGTGGGGTACGGTGGCCGGTTACCTGAGCCTGTGGTCGGTGTTCTGGGTGTTCAAGCTGATCACCGGCAAGGAAGGCATGGGCTATGGCGATTTCAAGTTGCTGGCGCTGCTCGGTGCCTGGGGCGGCTGGCAGATCCTGCCGCTGACCTTGCTGCTGTCGTCGCTGCTGGGGGCCGTGATTGGCCTGATTATGCTGCGCCTGCAGCGCAAGCAGGCCAGTACGCCGATCCCCTTCGGTCCTTATCTGGCCATCGCGGGCTGGATCGCGCTGCTCTGGGGTGGTCAAATAACCACTTCTTACCTGCATTTTTCTGGATTGTGA
- the coaE gene encoding dephospho-CoA kinase (Dephospho-CoA kinase (CoaE) performs the final step in coenzyme A biosynthesis.) gives MTTAAFTPWILGLTGGIGSGKSAAAQRFVELGVHLVDADQAARWVVEPGRPALASIVERFGPGVLLEDGQLNRAALRELIFADPQQRQWLEALLHPLIGQEIFSYLAKAESPYAVFVSPLMVESGQYKRTHRLLVIDAPQELQVQRTLLRDQTSAEQVQAILKAQASREERLRHAHDVVVNDRDLAWLHAEVERLHHFYLTLRGGQA, from the coding sequence ATGACCACCGCTGCTTTCACTCCCTGGATTCTCGGCCTCACCGGCGGCATTGGCAGTGGCAAGAGCGCCGCTGCCCAGCGCTTTGTCGAGCTGGGCGTGCACCTGGTCGACGCCGACCAGGCCGCGCGCTGGGTGGTCGAGCCGGGCCGCCCGGCGCTGGCCAGTATTGTCGAGCGCTTCGGCCCTGGGGTATTGCTCGAAGACGGCCAGCTCAACCGCGCCGCCCTGCGCGAGCTGATCTTCGCCGACCCGCAACAGCGGCAGTGGCTCGAAGCGCTGCTGCACCCCTTGATTGGCCAGGAGATCTTCAGCTACCTGGCCAAGGCCGAGTCGCCCTATGCGGTGTTCGTTTCGCCGTTGATGGTGGAATCCGGCCAATACAAGCGCACCCACCGCCTGCTGGTGATCGATGCACCGCAGGAGCTGCAGGTGCAGCGTACCCTGCTGCGCGACCAGACCAGCGCCGAACAGGTGCAGGCCATCCTCAAGGCCCAGGCCAGCCGCGAAGAACGCCTGCGCCACGCCCACGACGTGGTGGTCAATGACCGCGACCTGGCCTGGCTGCATGCGGAGGTCGAGCGCCTGCACCACTTTTACCTGACTTTGCGAGGAGGCCAAGCATGA